CGTATCCTGTCGCGGCAGATGCCCGATGCCGAAAAGCGCGCCCGCGCCGATTTCGTGATCGAAACACTGGATATGGACAGAACGCGCACGGCTGTGCAAGATCTGGTGGCAAAGCTGGGGGCGGAACATGCGTGAAATCGTTCTGGATACCGAAACCACCGGGTTTGAGCCGGAACAGGGCGACCGGATTGTCGAAATCGGGGCGCTGGAAATCGTGAACCTGCGGCCCACGGGGCAGAGTTTTCACGTCTATATCAACCCAGAACGCGATATGCCTGATGGCGCGTTTGGCGTGCATGGCATTGGCCCCGACCTGTTGGCGACCCCCCGCCCCGCGCGCGACGGTGAAGTGACCTTGCGTGACAAGCCGGTATTCGCGGCGGTCGGCCAGAAGTTTCTTGATTTCATAGGCGATGCGAAACTGGTCATCCATAACGCCGCCTTCGACATGAAATTTCTGAATTTCGAATTGGGGCGCATGGGCTTGCCAACGCTGCCATGGGACCGCGCGGTTGATACGCTTGCAATTGCGCGCAAGAAATTCCCCGGCTCGCCCGCGTCGCTGGATGCGCTGTGCCGCCGCTTCGGGATAGACAATTCATCGCGCACGCTGCACGGCGCGCTTCTGGACAGCGAAATTCTTGCAGAGGTGTATCTGGAATTGTTGGGCGGCGCGCAGCCCGATTTTGCGCTGACATCGGAACCCACCAATGCCGAGGGCGCGGTCACGCGGGCTGTTTTGCCCAAACGCCCTACCCCGCTTGCGCCCCGGCTGACAGCCGCAGAGGCAGACGCTCACGCCGCTTTTGTCGCCAAGCTGGGGGATGCCGCCGTCTGGAAGCGTTACGGCTAGGATAGGGGCAGCGGGCGCCATGGGCGCCCGCCGGGCCTGATTAGTTCGGCACGGGCGCAGGGTTTGCCGCTTGTGCGGCGGCTTGGCGCTGCAATTCCTGACGGTAAAGCGCCAGAAAATCGACCGTGTCCAAATTCAGCGGCGGGAAGCCGCCGTCGCGGGTTACGTCGGAAATAATGCGCCGCGCGAAGGGGAAGATCATGCGCGGGCATTCGATCAGCAAGAACGGGTGCAATTGTTCTTGCGGCACGCCTTCGACAAGGAACACACCGACATAATCCAGTTCTACAAGGAACAGGGTCTGGTTGTCGGTCTTGTTCTTGGATGTAATCTTGAACTTGGTGGCGACGTCATACTGGTTTTCTGCGTCGCGCTTTTGCGCATCTAGGCTAACCTGAACCTGAATATCGGGCTGCACATTGGCACCTTGCAGCTTTTTCTGCGCAGCCACGTTTTCGAAGGACAGGTCGCGCATGTATTGCGCCAGAATGCGCATGTTCACCTTGGGGGCCTGTTCTGCGGCGCCGTTGCCTTGGTTGGCTGTTTCGGTCTCGGTCATGTCTATGCTCTCTAACTGAAGGATATGTTGGTTGCGAAGCTATGTAGCAGCAGGCTTCCTGCGCCTCAATCCCGGTATTGGGTCGGGCCGCGCCGTGGCGGCAAGCGGTCGGGATTTGGGGCTTCATCGGGTTCTGCCGTATAATCACCGTCGATAATGTCATCCCGTGGGGCCGGGCGGGTCTGGATGACCACGCGGCGCAGGGCAAGCACCCGCACCGCCGGGATCAGCAGCAAAAGGCCCAGCGCATCGGTGAAAAACCCCGGGATTACCAGCAAAAGCGCCCCGATCATGCGCAAGGCAGAATGCGCCATGGGGCTTGCGGGGCTGCGGTCTTGTGCAAGTGCGGACCGTATGTCGGCGGCGTTGCGATAGGGTTCCAACCGCATCAGGAACACGCCCAAGGCACCGCTCGCGAAAATTTCAAGCAGCGTGCCCAGAACGCCCAGAGCGCCGCCCAACTGCACGAATAACACGATTTCAAGCAGCGGAATCGCCAGAAAGGCCAGCAGGATCGGCATGTCTTTTCCTCTTTCCCAAAGGATCGGGCCGCTTAAGGTGGACTTGCCCGTATCGGCACCTTACATAGGGACGGACATAGCCATACCAACCCTTGGCAGAGGTAACAATGGACCCCGCCGTGATTCAATTACTTGTCCTTGCAGGCATCGCCGTGTTTCTGATTTTGCGGTTGCGTGCCGTTTTGGGCACCCGCGACGGGTTCGAAAAAACACCTGTCAAGCGCGATGCCCCCGCAAGCCCGACAGGGCGCAAGCCGGCCTTCGAGGTGATTGAGGGCGGACCGGATACGGACATCACTGATTATGTGAAGGAAGGGTCTGACAGCGCAAAAGCGTTGGCACGCATGAAGGCCGTTGACCCGAATTTCGGGGTTGGCGATTTCATGCAAGGCGCGCGCGGCGCGTATGAAATGATCCTGATGGCATTCGAATCCGCCGATATGGAATCGATCCTGCCCTTCTTGTCGCGCGATGTGTTCAACAGCTTCGACGAGGTCGTGCAGATGCGCGAGCGCGAAGGGCTGGTGGTGGATGCCTCTTTCATCGGGCTGCGCGAGATCGAGATTTTGGAAGCGACCTTTGACGAGGACAGCAAGGAAGGCGAAATCACCCTGCGCTTTGTCGGAGAGTTGACGCAGGTTGTGCGCAAAACGGACAGCGGAGAGATTGTCGACGGCGACCCGAACACGGTCAAGACGCAGAAAGATGTCTGGACCTTTGCGCGTGACATGACATCGGATAGTCCGAACTGGAAACTGGTCGCCACCGGCGACTGACCCGATGGAAGGAGGGGCGCATGTCGCGCAAGAAGCGTCCTGCGCTCAGCCCCGAAGATAAAGAACTGTGGTCGCGGGTTGCCCAGACTGCGCGACCTCTGCGAACCGATTTTGCCCATCTGTTCGACCCAAAACCAGCGCCGCCGGATGCACCGCCACCGAAAGCTGTGCCTGACACGGCTGGACCGCGGCGCGTGTTGCGCCCTACAGGCAGCGGTGCCGCCCCCGGCCATGACCTGACACGCCCATTGTC
This genomic window from Roseibaca calidilacus contains:
- the dnaQ gene encoding DNA polymerase III subunit epsilon, which produces MREIVLDTETTGFEPEQGDRIVEIGALEIVNLRPTGQSFHVYINPERDMPDGAFGVHGIGPDLLATPRPARDGEVTLRDKPVFAAVGQKFLDFIGDAKLVIHNAAFDMKFLNFELGRMGLPTLPWDRAVDTLAIARKKFPGSPASLDALCRRFGIDNSSRTLHGALLDSEILAEVYLELLGGAQPDFALTSEPTNAEGAVTRAVLPKRPTPLAPRLTAAEADAHAAFVAKLGDAAVWKRYG
- the secB gene encoding protein-export chaperone SecB — translated: MTETETANQGNGAAEQAPKVNMRILAQYMRDLSFENVAAQKKLQGANVQPDIQVQVSLDAQKRDAENQYDVATKFKITSKNKTDNQTLFLVELDYVGVFLVEGVPQEQLHPFLLIECPRMIFPFARRIISDVTRDGGFPPLNLDTVDFLALYRQELQRQAAAQAANPAPVPN
- a CDS encoding FxsA family protein, which produces MPILLAFLAIPLLEIVLFVQLGGALGVLGTLLEIFASGALGVFLMRLEPYRNAADIRSALAQDRSPASPMAHSALRMIGALLLVIPGFFTDALGLLLLIPAVRVLALRRVVIQTRPAPRDDIIDGDYTAEPDEAPNPDRLPPRRGPTQYRD
- a CDS encoding Tim44/TimA family putative adaptor protein: MDPAVIQLLVLAGIAVFLILRLRAVLGTRDGFEKTPVKRDAPASPTGRKPAFEVIEGGPDTDITDYVKEGSDSAKALARMKAVDPNFGVGDFMQGARGAYEMILMAFESADMESILPFLSRDVFNSFDEVVQMREREGLVVDASFIGLREIEILEATFDEDSKEGEITLRFVGELTQVVRKTDSGEIVDGDPNTVKTQKDVWTFARDMTSDSPNWKLVATGD